In Terriglobus sp. TAA 43, a single window of DNA contains:
- a CDS encoding sigma-54 dependent transcriptional regulator, with protein sequence MPEAAILDTSNSLGARILIIDDEAGIRDSLETLLTFEGFTVEMAPEGQSGLEMLSSNEYDLLLLDLSMPGESGIDLLPRIKRMRPELPVIMITAYGTVGNVVDALRAGADNFVQKPWDNEKLLADIRTAIAKQRSLQEVTQLRRTLKQRYSFDNIVGKSDVMGKLLDTVAQVAPAKTTVLIQGESGTGKELIAKAIHTASPRHDKPFVAINTGAVPTDLLESTLFGHVKGAFTSAVATKKGLFETADGGTLFLDEIGTMPLDTQAKVLRALQERRFLPVGGTTEVAVDVRIVAATNVNLQTAVKDGRFREDLFYRLSVINLDLPPLRQRREDIPLLATHFLKRYSDENGFELRTLAPDALRAMMDYEWPGNVRELENAMERGVVLSSTPTVTLEILPQQLSGTVYTAAALDTKADSSLFDIMEEIERRIISDRLERCNWNQTEAAEFLKIPLSTLNQKIKRLNVEIKKRKDRE encoded by the coding sequence ATGCCTGAGGCAGCAATACTCGATACTAGTAACTCCCTGGGCGCACGCATCCTCATCATCGACGACGAAGCCGGAATCCGCGACTCCCTAGAGACGCTGCTGACGTTTGAGGGCTTCACCGTGGAGATGGCGCCCGAAGGCCAGTCCGGCCTGGAGATGCTCTCCTCCAACGAGTACGATCTGCTGCTGTTGGATCTGTCCATGCCGGGCGAGAGCGGTATTGATCTACTTCCCCGCATCAAACGGATGCGTCCGGAGCTGCCGGTGATCATGATCACCGCTTATGGCACGGTCGGCAATGTGGTCGATGCTCTGCGCGCGGGCGCGGACAACTTCGTCCAGAAGCCGTGGGATAACGAGAAGCTACTCGCCGACATCCGCACCGCCATTGCCAAGCAGCGTTCGCTGCAGGAAGTCACTCAGCTTCGTCGTACGCTCAAGCAGCGCTACTCCTTCGACAACATCGTGGGTAAGTCCGATGTGATGGGGAAGCTATTGGACACGGTTGCGCAGGTGGCTCCGGCGAAGACCACCGTGCTGATCCAGGGTGAGAGCGGCACAGGCAAGGAACTGATCGCCAAGGCCATTCATACTGCGTCGCCGCGCCACGACAAGCCGTTCGTTGCCATCAATACTGGCGCGGTTCCAACGGACCTGCTGGAGTCGACACTCTTCGGCCATGTGAAGGGTGCCTTCACTTCCGCAGTCGCCACGAAGAAGGGCCTGTTCGAGACGGCGGACGGTGGAACGCTGTTCCTGGACGAGATTGGCACCATGCCGCTGGATACGCAGGCGAAGGTGCTGCGTGCGCTGCAGGAGCGTCGCTTCCTTCCCGTAGGTGGAACGACGGAGGTTGCCGTTGACGTTCGCATTGTGGCAGCGACGAACGTGAACCTGCAGACAGCGGTGAAGGACGGTCGTTTCCGCGAGGACCTGTTCTATCGCCTGTCTGTCATTAACCTGGATCTGCCGCCTCTGCGTCAGCGTCGCGAGGACATTCCTCTGCTGGCAACACACTTCCTGAAGCGCTACAGCGATGAGAACGGTTTTGAGCTGCGTACGCTTGCTCCGGATGCGCTGCGAGCCATGATGGATTACGAATGGCCCGGAAACGTGCGTGAGCTGGAGAATGCGATGGAACGCGGTGTTGTGCTGTCATCTACGCCAACCGTCACGCTGGAGATTCTGCCGCAGCAGTTGAGTGGAACTGTTTATACCGCTGCTGCTCTGGATACGAAGGCGGATTCCAGTCTCTTCGACATCATGGAAGAGATTGAGCGCCGCATTATTTCGGACCGACTGGAACGCTGCAACTGGAACCAGACGGAAGCCGCGGAGTTCCTGAAGATTCCTCTGAGTACGCTTAACCAGAAGATCAAGCGTCTGAACGTGGAAATCAAGAAACGTAAGGATCGGGAGTAG
- a CDS encoding group III truncated hemoglobin encodes MSNSVRLLSVGITEEQIANLVDVFYAKVRTDPEIGPIFNAVVSDWPHHLSVLKDFWSTVLLTSGRYKGDPAMRHVGLGLDPEHFDRWLALFSETTVEIFPAETAEWILSKAQRIGRNFQDAAAYVRGANDPFASSAES; translated from the coding sequence GTGAGCAACTCAGTTAGGTTATTGAGTGTGGGGATTACGGAAGAACAAATCGCAAACCTTGTTGACGTGTTCTACGCCAAGGTTCGAACAGACCCCGAGATTGGCCCGATCTTCAACGCGGTCGTGTCCGACTGGCCGCATCATCTCTCTGTCCTGAAGGACTTCTGGTCTACGGTGTTGCTGACCTCGGGTCGTTACAAAGGCGATCCAGCGATGCGCCATGTCGGACTTGGTCTTGACCCTGAGCATTTTGATCGATGGCTGGCCCTGTTCTCCGAGACAACTGTCGAGATATTCCCTGCAGAGACAGCGGAGTGGATTCTGAGCAAGGCTCAGAGAATCGGTCGCAACTTTCAGGATGCTGCGGCCTATGTGAGAGGCGCGAACGATCCGTTTGCGTCGTCGGCTGAATCTTAA
- a CDS encoding VOC family protein yields the protein MALKRMDNVGIVVEDLDEAIAFFLELGLELEGRATVEGEWAGRVTGLADQRVEIAMMRTPDGHSRIELSRLLAPAVVEDHRNAPVNALGYLRVMFAVDDIDDTLERLCMRGARLVGEVVRYQNSYRLCYLRGPEGILIGLAQELN from the coding sequence ATGGCATTGAAGCGGATGGATAACGTTGGCATCGTCGTCGAAGATCTTGATGAGGCGATTGCGTTCTTTCTCGAGCTGGGGCTTGAGCTGGAAGGACGAGCCACGGTCGAAGGCGAATGGGCAGGACGTGTGACCGGACTTGCCGACCAACGTGTTGAGATTGCCATGATGCGCACACCGGATGGGCACAGCCGTATTGAACTCTCACGCTTGCTTGCGCCAGCCGTCGTTGAAGATCATCGCAATGCCCCGGTGAATGCCCTGGGCTATCTCCGCGTGATGTTTGCCGTGGATGACATTGATGACACCCTTGAGAGGCTTTGCATGCGCGGCGCAAGGCTTGTTGGTGAAGTGGTCCGCTATCAGAATTCGTATCGGCTTTGCTACCTGCGCGGGCCTGAGGGAATTCTGATTGGACTGGCGCAGGAACTCAACTAA